In Acidimicrobiales bacterium, the following proteins share a genomic window:
- a CDS encoding DUF4262 domain-containing protein gives MAGDDVFPDRNMSHRDKVEFMLEREGWALDAVPARVDVDPPLPRYAYTIGFEDRFAFPELCLFGLTPVACRGLFGLVADALAGGTALPVGAPFIGLLDGGQPCALLPVDPGAAVGLFPALAEHHVLAGEAPDAFRMVQLAWPDPAGALPWEPHFSGELAPVQLLLGEPPTG, from the coding sequence ATGGCCGGCGACGACGTGTTCCCCGACCGGAACATGAGCCACCGGGACAAGGTGGAGTTCATGCTGGAGCGCGAGGGGTGGGCCCTCGACGCCGTGCCGGCCCGGGTCGACGTCGACCCGCCGCTGCCCCGCTACGCCTACACCATCGGCTTCGAGGACCGCTTCGCCTTCCCCGAGCTGTGCCTGTTCGGCCTGACCCCGGTGGCCTGCCGGGGCCTGTTCGGCCTGGTGGCCGACGCGCTGGCCGGCGGGACGGCGCTGCCCGTGGGCGCCCCGTTCATCGGGCTGCTCGACGGGGGCCAGCCCTGCGCCCTGCTGCCCGTCGACCCCGGGGCCGCCGTCGGCCTGTTCCCGGCCCTGGCCGAGCACCACGTGCTGGCCGGCGAGGCTCCCGACGCCTTCCGCATGGTCCAGCTGGCGTGGCCCGACCCGGCCGGCGCCCTGCCCTGGGAACCCCACTTCTCCGGTGAGCTGGCCCCCGTGCAGCTCCTGCTGGGCGAGCCCCCCACCGGCTGA
- a CDS encoding Ku protein: protein MPSTAWSGAISFGLVSIPVKLYSAVSRKTVRFHQVDTRTGARVKQKRVSAADGSEVSWDDIAKGYEQSDGEYVVLTDSDLASLDPKATKTIEIEQFVDLSEIDPIMYDTAYNVVPDPSTPKPYALLLQAMEESGKVAVARFVMRTKEHLATLRPLDGRLVLSTMVYADEVNDPAEHEALDAVSDVEVSAKERKIAEALIESLTEPFDVEEYRDEYREKVLELIEARANGATEIIEGEPEEPDDGKVVDIMAALEASIAEAKKARRRHPAATDGEKEADEEKAPAKAKKATKSTKKAAKRKAS from the coding sequence ATGCCGTCGACTGCCTGGTCAGGGGCCATCAGCTTCGGGCTGGTGTCGATCCCGGTGAAGCTCTACTCCGCCGTGTCGCGCAAGACCGTGCGCTTCCACCAGGTCGACACCCGCACCGGGGCCCGGGTGAAGCAGAAGCGCGTCTCGGCCGCCGATGGGTCCGAGGTGAGCTGGGACGACATCGCCAAGGGCTACGAGCAGAGCGACGGCGAGTACGTGGTGCTCACCGACTCGGACCTGGCCTCCCTCGACCCCAAGGCCACCAAGACCATCGAGATCGAGCAGTTCGTCGACCTGTCCGAGATCGACCCGATCATGTACGACACGGCCTACAACGTGGTGCCCGACCCGTCCACGCCCAAGCCCTACGCCCTGCTGCTCCAGGCCATGGAGGAGTCGGGCAAGGTGGCCGTGGCCCGCTTCGTCATGCGCACCAAGGAGCACCTGGCCACCCTGCGCCCCCTGGACGGCCGCCTGGTCCTCTCGACCATGGTCTACGCGGACGAGGTCAACGACCCGGCCGAGCACGAGGCCCTGGACGCGGTGTCCGACGTCGAGGTCTCGGCCAAGGAGCGCAAGATCGCCGAGGCCCTGATCGAGTCGCTGACCGAGCCCTTCGACGTCGAGGAGTACCGGGACGAGTACCGGGAGAAGGTCCTGGAGCTCATCGAGGCCCGGGCCAACGGGGCCACCGAGATCATCGAGGGCGAGCCCGAGGAGCCCGACGACGGCAAGGTGGTCGACATCATGGCCGCCCTGGAGGCCAGCATCGCCGAGGCCAAGAAGGCCCGCCGCCGCCACCCGGCCGCCACCGACGGCGAGAAGGAGGCGGACGAGGAGAAGGCCCCGGCCAAGGCCAAGAAGGCCACCAAGTCCACCAAGAAGGCGGCCAAGCGCAAGGCCTCCTGA
- a CDS encoding endonuclease/exonuclease/phosphatase family protein: MPPADGPAPPRTLRVATFNIRNGLAWDGCNSWPFRRRATLRAIQDLDADVLGLQEVYRFQLRWLARHLPGYVVLAGEGRSSRRGGEMGPLLVRAGSATATGATTRWYGPTPDVAGTRLPEASFPRTATVAELHLIAWDRTVQVATTHLDEARKENRVRSAEQLLGWLRPDLPRLVVGDLNATPPSGTIAALRAGGLEPVLLPEGTGTAHQFTGRRDGVQIDHILSSGEWSVRSATVHATPPGPRLPSDHWPLSADLTLS; the protein is encoded by the coding sequence ATGCCACCGGCCGACGGGCCCGCCCCGCCCCGCACCCTGCGGGTGGCCACCTTCAACATCCGCAACGGGTTGGCCTGGGACGGGTGCAACTCGTGGCCGTTCCGGCGCCGGGCCACCCTGCGGGCCATCCAGGACCTCGACGCCGACGTCCTCGGGCTGCAGGAGGTGTACCGCTTCCAGCTCCGATGGCTGGCCCGCCACCTGCCGGGCTACGTCGTGCTGGCCGGCGAGGGGCGGTCGAGCCGACGCGGCGGGGAGATGGGTCCCCTCCTGGTCAGGGCCGGGTCGGCCACCGCCACCGGGGCCACCACCCGCTGGTACGGGCCCACCCCGGACGTGGCCGGCACCCGGCTGCCGGAGGCGTCGTTCCCCCGCACCGCCACCGTGGCCGAGCTCCACCTCATCGCCTGGGACCGCACGGTGCAGGTGGCCACCACCCACCTGGACGAGGCCCGGAAGGAGAACCGGGTCCGCAGCGCCGAGCAGCTCCTGGGCTGGCTGCGGCCCGACCTCCCGCGCCTGGTGGTGGGCGACCTCAACGCCACCCCCCCGTCGGGGACGATCGCCGCCCTGCGGGCCGGGGGGCTGGAGCCGGTGCTGTTGCCCGAGGGGACGGGCACCGCCCACCAGTTCACCGGCCGGCGCGACGGTGTCCAGATCGACCACATCCTCTCCAGCGGGGAGTGGTCGGTGCGCTCGGCCACCGTCCACGCCACCCCGCCGGGCCCGCGCCTGCCCTCCGACCACTGGCCCCTGAGCGCCGACCTCACCCTGTCCTGA
- a CDS encoding nitrite/sulfite reductase, protein MAAPDIPAAKRAGLPVDLDRLAAEGDGWLSPEDRYALKTWGVCTQLQDHVFMVRVRVPGGVLPTAQARAVARLAARHGSDWVHLTTRQNLELHWVADRVVRDLLADLERSGLSTRSACGHTLRNVMCSEDAGVALDEPFDCLPDAVAVSDALVARSAELNCVLPSRINIAFGGSPRCREDALINDVAFVSTVVDGVAGYRLHAGGSLGKAPALAIELAAFLPRTAAVPAAVALAEVFVAHGDFERPAKGRLKFCIEAMGADAFRAAWDQAFAAARERSWPVPAEVALLAPGDRAAAIRRRPEGGWSAGVRPQREPGLASVTVALPLGDTNRAELELLADLADRHGDGHLILGRDQDVVLRNVPVEHVAAIRAALVPRGLALLGEARDAQVRACTGSAVCALGISPAPDSGRTLLATPGLRRNSSLRVHVSGCPNSCAQHQAGDIGLAGTKVRLGGAVHLGYHLYLGADLLDGRVGEVVGRMAAEDAPAVVDAVIGTWEATRHGGETLSATVARLGLGAFTATLEAVLDDRWATGPEPDDTAVAAPRRPAPVVPAA, encoded by the coding sequence ATGGCTGCTCCCGACATCCCCGCCGCCAAGCGTGCCGGCCTGCCCGTGGACCTCGACCGCCTGGCCGCCGAGGGCGACGGCTGGCTGAGCCCCGAGGACCGCTACGCCCTCAAGACCTGGGGGGTGTGCACCCAGCTCCAGGACCACGTGTTCATGGTCCGGGTCCGGGTGCCCGGGGGGGTGCTCCCCACCGCCCAGGCCCGGGCCGTGGCCCGCCTGGCCGCCCGCCACGGCTCGGACTGGGTCCACCTCACCACCCGCCAGAACCTGGAGCTGCACTGGGTGGCCGACCGGGTCGTGCGCGACCTGCTGGCCGACCTGGAGCGCTCCGGCCTGTCCACCCGGTCGGCCTGCGGCCACACCCTGCGCAACGTCATGTGCTCCGAGGACGCCGGCGTGGCCCTGGACGAGCCGTTCGACTGCCTGCCCGACGCGGTGGCCGTCAGCGACGCCCTGGTGGCCCGCTCGGCCGAGCTCAACTGCGTGCTGCCCAGCCGCATCAACATCGCCTTCGGCGGGTCGCCCCGGTGCCGGGAGGACGCCCTGATCAACGACGTCGCCTTCGTCTCCACGGTGGTCGACGGGGTGGCCGGCTACCGCCTCCACGCCGGGGGCAGCTTGGGCAAGGCCCCGGCCCTGGCCATCGAGCTGGCTGCTTTCCTGCCCCGCACCGCGGCGGTGCCGGCCGCGGTGGCCCTGGCCGAGGTGTTCGTGGCCCACGGCGACTTCGAGCGGCCGGCCAAGGGGCGCCTCAAGTTCTGCATCGAGGCCATGGGGGCCGACGCCTTCCGGGCCGCCTGGGACCAGGCCTTCGCCGCGGCCCGCGAGCGCTCGTGGCCGGTCCCGGCCGAGGTGGCCCTGCTGGCCCCCGGTGATCGGGCCGCGGCCATCCGCCGCCGCCCCGAGGGGGGCTGGTCGGCCGGGGTGCGGCCCCAGCGGGAGCCGGGCCTGGCCTCGGTCACCGTGGCCCTCCCCCTGGGCGACACCAACCGGGCCGAGCTGGAGCTGCTGGCCGACCTGGCCGACCGTCACGGCGACGGCCACCTGATCCTGGGGCGCGACCAGGACGTGGTGCTGCGCAACGTCCCCGTCGAGCACGTGGCCGCCATCCGGGCCGCCCTCGTCCCCCGGGGCCTGGCCCTGCTGGGCGAGGCCCGGGACGCCCAGGTGCGGGCCTGCACCGGCTCGGCCGTGTGCGCCCTGGGCATCTCGCCCGCCCCCGACTCGGGCCGCACCCTGCTGGCCACCCCCGGGCTGCGCCGCAACAGCTCCCTGCGGGTCCACGTCTCGGGCTGCCCCAACAGCTGCGCCCAGCACCAGGCCGGCGACATCGGCCTGGCCGGCACCAAGGTCCGCCTGGGCGGCGCCGTCCACCTGGGCTACCACCTGTACCTGGGGGCCGACCTGCTCGACGGCCGGGTGGGCGAGGTGGTGGGCCGCATGGCGGCCGAGGACGCCCCGGCCGTGGTCGACGCCGTCATCGGCACATGGGAGGCCACCCGCCACGGCGGCGAGACCCTGTCGGCCACGGTGGCCCGCCTGGGCCTGGGCGCCTTCACCGCCACCCTCGAAGCCGTCCTCGACGACCGCTGGGCCACCGGCCCCGAGCCCGACGACACGGCCGTCGCCGCCCCCCGCCGCCCCGCTCCTGTCGTCCCGGCCGCGTAG
- a CDS encoding formate/nitrite transporter family protein produces the protein MPIPIPAALDDAGAAAAAKAVAVRSLPRYLASAALAGAFVGIAVVLLVSVSAPLAAAGSPAAKLVQAAVFGVALTLVVFAGAELFTGNAMVMLQGLRARAVTGAQLAAVWAASLVGNLLGSLALASVVHGGGTLTGDGEALVAKIVGAKDAVAGPQLFWRSVLCNLLVCLGLWMAGRVQSDVAKAIVLWWALLAFIGSGFEHSIANMTIFGLGILEGSATAGQLARNLAWTVPGNIVGGGLLVGLAYAWIGRPGTRTPSVSEPATPDPAPSRPAPTPDPVPASASPVPAPAYARTGATA, from the coding sequence GTGCCCATCCCCATCCCCGCCGCCCTCGACGACGCCGGTGCCGCCGCCGCGGCCAAGGCCGTCGCCGTGCGGTCCCTGCCCCGCTACCTGGCCTCCGCCGCCCTGGCCGGGGCCTTCGTCGGCATCGCGGTGGTGCTGCTGGTCAGCGTGTCGGCCCCCCTGGCCGCGGCCGGCTCACCGGCGGCCAAGCTGGTCCAGGCCGCGGTGTTCGGCGTGGCCCTGACCCTGGTGGTGTTCGCCGGGGCCGAGCTGTTCACCGGCAACGCCATGGTCATGCTCCAGGGCCTGCGGGCTCGGGCCGTCACAGGGGCCCAGCTGGCCGCGGTGTGGGCGGCGTCGCTGGTCGGCAACCTGCTCGGCTCGCTGGCCCTGGCGTCGGTGGTCCACGGGGGCGGCACCCTCACCGGCGACGGCGAGGCCCTGGTGGCCAAGATCGTCGGGGCCAAGGACGCGGTGGCCGGCCCCCAGCTGTTCTGGCGCTCGGTCCTGTGCAACCTGCTGGTCTGCCTGGGGCTGTGGATGGCCGGCCGGGTCCAGTCCGACGTGGCCAAGGCCATCGTGCTGTGGTGGGCCCTGCTGGCCTTCATCGGCTCCGGGTTCGAGCACTCCATCGCCAACATGACCATCTTCGGCCTGGGCATCCTGGAGGGCTCGGCCACCGCCGGCCAGCTGGCCCGCAACCTGGCCTGGACGGTGCCCGGCAACATCGTGGGCGGCGGCCTCCTGGTGGGCCTGGCCTACGCCTGGATCGGTCGCCCCGGCACCCGCACGCCGTCGGTGTCCGAGCCCGCCACCCCCGACCCGGCCCCGTCTCGGCCGGCACCGACCCCCGACCCCGTGCCGGCCAGCGCGTCGCCCGTCCCCGCTCCGGCCTACGCCCGCACCGGGGCCACGGCCTGA
- a CDS encoding uroporphyrinogen-III synthase, translating into MLLPLAGFTVGVTADRRADEQAELLRRRGAEVVHGPVIRTLPLADGPALDAATEALIAEPPDTLVALTGLGVRSWFEAADGRGRGDALRDRLAAATVVARGPKAAGALATVGLEAGWRAPGESSAEVVAHLGDDLAGRRIAVQRDGDDVAHVARALAARGAAVIDVPVYRWDLPLDPGPARALVQAVVATQLDAVTFTSAAAITNLFALAGERAPMLAAALRDRVVPVCVGPISAARLAAHGVPAPAHPARWRLGPMVRCLAETMAGHHRTLALGDDRAHLQGTAVLVGDRTVTLSRREAQLLAALVDAEGAVVAKERLARTVWEPGADPHVVEVTVARLRRRLGPAGDALETVPRRGYRVAC; encoded by the coding sequence GTGCTCTTGCCCCTGGCCGGGTTCACCGTCGGGGTCACAGCCGACCGCCGAGCCGACGAGCAGGCCGAGCTCCTGCGCCGCCGGGGGGCCGAGGTCGTCCACGGCCCGGTGATCCGGACCCTCCCCCTGGCCGACGGGCCCGCCCTCGACGCCGCCACCGAGGCCCTCATCGCGGAGCCCCCCGACACCCTGGTGGCCCTCACCGGCCTGGGTGTCCGGTCGTGGTTCGAGGCCGCCGACGGGCGGGGCCGGGGCGACGCCCTGCGGGACCGGCTGGCCGCCGCCACCGTGGTGGCCCGCGGCCCCAAGGCGGCCGGGGCCCTGGCCACGGTGGGACTGGAGGCCGGGTGGCGGGCGCCGGGCGAGAGCAGCGCCGAGGTGGTGGCCCACCTGGGGGACGACCTGGCCGGGCGGCGCATCGCCGTGCAGCGCGACGGCGACGACGTGGCCCATGTGGCCCGGGCCCTGGCCGCCCGGGGCGCGGCGGTGATCGACGTGCCGGTCTACCGCTGGGACCTCCCGCTCGATCCCGGGCCGGCCCGGGCCCTGGTGCAGGCCGTGGTGGCCACCCAGCTCGACGCCGTCACCTTCACCAGCGCGGCGGCCATCACCAACCTCTTCGCCCTGGCCGGGGAGCGGGCCCCGATGCTGGCCGCCGCCCTCCGGGACCGGGTGGTGCCGGTCTGCGTGGGGCCGATCAGCGCGGCCCGCCTGGCCGCCCACGGCGTGCCCGCCCCCGCCCACCCGGCCCGCTGGCGGCTCGGGCCCATGGTCCGGTGCCTGGCCGAGACGATGGCCGGCCACCACCGCACCCTGGCCCTGGGCGACGACCGGGCCCACCTCCAGGGCACCGCGGTGCTGGTGGGCGACAGGACGGTGACCCTGAGCCGCCGGGAGGCCCAGCTCCTCGCCGCCCTGGTCGACGCGGAGGGGGCGGTGGTGGCCAAGGAGCGCCTGGCCCGGACGGTGTGGGAGCCGGGCGCCGACCCCCACGTGGTGGAGGTGACGGTGGCCCGCCTCCGGCGCCGACTGGGCCCGGCCGGCGACGCCCTGGAGACCGTCCCCCGCCGCGGCTACCGCGTCGCCTGCTGA
- the purU gene encoding formyltetrahydrofolate deformylase encodes MARIGGEQAPLGGGAGDPATAVLRAVGPDRKGLVAVLADFVYRHGGNITHADQHVDAEAGVFFQRVEFHLDGFGLGRDEILPDLTPVTEPLGMRCEVRFSDEVARTAVLVTREAHCLYDLLARQAMGELQAEIACVVANHPDLEDVAARFDVPFHHLPVTAATRVEQEGALLDLLARERVDLVVLARYMQILTSRVIDAHAGRIINIHHSFLPAFLGGRPYHQAHERGVKLIGATAHYATAQLDQGPIIDQDVVRVSHRDGVADLVRKGRDLETVVLARALTAHLEHRVLVHGRKTLVF; translated from the coding sequence ATGGCACGCATCGGTGGCGAACAGGCCCCCCTCGGGGGCGGCGCGGGCGACCCGGCGACGGCGGTGCTCCGGGCCGTGGGCCCGGACCGCAAGGGGCTGGTGGCGGTGCTGGCCGACTTCGTCTACCGGCACGGCGGCAACATCACCCACGCCGACCAGCACGTGGACGCCGAGGCCGGGGTGTTCTTCCAGCGGGTGGAGTTCCACCTCGACGGCTTCGGCCTGGGCCGGGACGAGATCCTCCCGGACCTGACCCCGGTGACCGAGCCGCTGGGCATGCGCTGCGAGGTCCGCTTCTCCGACGAGGTGGCCCGCACCGCGGTGCTGGTCACCCGCGAGGCGCACTGCCTGTACGACCTGCTGGCCCGCCAGGCCATGGGGGAGTTGCAGGCCGAGATCGCCTGCGTGGTGGCCAACCACCCCGACCTGGAGGACGTGGCGGCCCGCTTCGACGTGCCCTTCCACCACCTGCCGGTCACCGCCGCCACCCGGGTCGAGCAGGAGGGGGCTCTGCTCGACCTGCTGGCCCGGGAACGGGTCGACCTGGTGGTGCTGGCCCGGTACATGCAGATCCTCACCTCGCGGGTGATCGACGCCCACGCCGGGCGCATCATCAACATCCACCACTCGTTCCTGCCCGCCTTCCTGGGGGGCCGGCCGTACCACCAGGCCCACGAGCGGGGGGTCAAGCTCATCGGGGCCACCGCCCACTACGCCACCGCCCAGCTCGACCAGGGCCCCATCATCGACCAGGACGTGGTCCGGGTCAGCCACCGCGACGGCGTCGCCGACCTGGTCCGCAAGGGCCGGGACCTGGAGACGGTGGTGCTGGCCCGGGCCCTCACCGCCCACCTGGAGCACCGCGTCCTCGTCCACGGCCGCAAGACCCTCGTGTTCTGA
- a CDS encoding CoA transferase produces the protein MASVFGGLRVVELAQGMAGPLATGVMADHGAEVVKVEPPGGDWARVLPGFHVWNRGKRSVVLDLRATAGRAEARELAHSADVVVESLRPGRARELGLDGATLEHECPHLVHCSISGFGPATALRGFPADEGIVAAKSGRMLGTDALSGAVVADAAERPIHLAAPVASFGAAMLALEAISAALFDRARTGRGRRVATSLLEGAGAATMRLRFARDGDGLRPRDGDDLAYRGIVLTFLTVRCADGLHLQMCARQDHHFRNWMAAIGLADVLGEERYRGAPLGFRSGRDIDELRARIVDRMTTRTRAEWLATFVRADVGADPFLDPAEALAHPQMVLNDRVVVVDDPRLGPVTQVGPLVAMAETPAHIGAPAPTLGQHQDDERHRGPALLPVGGSPRPAEPGPRPLPLEGVTVVEVASFLAGPLGPTLLAELGARVVKVEPRAGDPFRRVGLEFAHLATGKESLALDLAHPEGRDVLARLVRQADVVVHNLRPGAAERLGLGYAALRRINPSLVYVQASAYGSRGPEAGRAAFHSTPHALSGGGVLQAGRGNPPVDDSYADPCAGLAVAAAVAMGLLARERWGCGQQVETTMLATAAYVHANDQVGYRGRPPPAVADAGQHGPCALRRLYRCRTGWLFLAADRPGGWEALVAALGAVDLAADRRFTTAADRGAHDPELAEELAHRLAPRSSHEWEAVLLAGGVPAAEADGPPFEEILVRHGLARPVEHEDVGPYWGLRPRVRVAGSEPRLGVPCGCGEHSDAVLAGLGYGEAERDALVAAGVVRRRSPRAAPPAVAGVAP, from the coding sequence ATGGCGTCGGTTTTCGGTGGCCTGCGCGTCGTCGAGCTGGCCCAGGGCATGGCCGGGCCCCTGGCCACCGGGGTCATGGCCGACCATGGCGCCGAGGTGGTCAAGGTCGAGCCCCCGGGGGGTGACTGGGCCCGGGTCCTGCCCGGCTTCCACGTCTGGAACCGGGGCAAGCGGAGCGTGGTGCTCGACCTGCGCGCGACGGCGGGCCGGGCCGAGGCGAGGGAGCTGGCTCACTCGGCCGACGTGGTGGTCGAGAGCCTCCGACCCGGGCGGGCCCGGGAGCTGGGCCTCGACGGCGCCACCCTCGAGCACGAGTGCCCTCACCTGGTGCACTGCTCGATCAGCGGCTTCGGCCCCGCCACCGCCCTGCGGGGCTTCCCGGCCGACGAGGGCATCGTGGCCGCCAAGAGCGGTCGCATGCTGGGAACCGATGCCCTGAGCGGGGCCGTGGTGGCCGACGCGGCCGAGCGACCGATCCACCTGGCCGCCCCCGTGGCCTCCTTCGGGGCCGCCATGCTGGCCCTGGAGGCGATCTCCGCCGCCCTGTTCGACCGGGCCCGCACCGGACGGGGCCGCCGGGTGGCGACGAGCCTGCTGGAGGGGGCCGGCGCCGCCACCATGCGGCTGCGTTTCGCCCGGGACGGCGACGGGCTCCGCCCCCGGGACGGCGACGACCTGGCCTACCGGGGCATCGTCCTCACCTTCCTGACCGTGCGCTGCGCCGATGGCCTGCACCTGCAGATGTGCGCGCGGCAGGACCACCACTTCCGCAACTGGATGGCGGCCATCGGGCTGGCCGACGTCCTCGGCGAGGAGCGCTACCGCGGCGCCCCGCTGGGCTTCCGGTCCGGGCGCGACATCGACGAGCTGCGGGCCCGGATCGTGGACCGCATGACCACCCGCACCCGGGCCGAGTGGCTGGCCACCTTCGTCCGGGCCGACGTGGGGGCCGACCCGTTCCTCGACCCGGCCGAGGCCCTGGCCCACCCCCAGATGGTCCTGAACGACCGGGTGGTGGTGGTCGACGACCCCCGGCTCGGGCCCGTGACCCAGGTCGGCCCGCTGGTGGCCATGGCCGAGACGCCGGCCCACATCGGGGCGCCGGCCCCGACCCTGGGCCAGCACCAGGACGACGAGCGCCACCGGGGCCCGGCCCTGCTCCCCGTGGGTGGGTCGCCCCGACCGGCCGAGCCCGGGCCGCGGCCCCTGCCGTTGGAGGGCGTCACCGTGGTCGAGGTGGCCTCGTTCCTGGCCGGGCCGCTGGGGCCCACCCTGCTGGCCGAGTTGGGAGCCCGGGTGGTCAAGGTCGAGCCCCGGGCCGGCGACCCCTTCCGCCGGGTGGGCCTGGAGTTCGCCCACCTGGCCACCGGGAAGGAGAGCCTGGCCCTGGACCTGGCCCACCCCGAGGGCCGGGACGTGCTGGCCCGGCTGGTCCGCCAGGCCGACGTGGTGGTGCACAACCTGCGCCCGGGCGCGGCCGAGCGGCTGGGCCTGGGGTACGCCGCGCTGCGTCGGATCAACCCCTCCCTGGTCTACGTGCAGGCCTCGGCCTACGGCTCCCGGGGCCCGGAGGCGGGCCGGGCCGCCTTCCACTCCACCCCCCACGCCCTGAGCGGCGGGGGCGTGCTCCAGGCCGGCCGGGGCAACCCGCCGGTGGACGACTCCTACGCCGATCCGTGCGCCGGGCTGGCGGTGGCCGCCGCGGTGGCCATGGGGCTCCTGGCCCGGGAGCGCTGGGGGTGCGGGCAGCAGGTCGAGACCACCATGCTGGCCACCGCGGCCTACGTGCACGCCAACGACCAGGTGGGCTACCGGGGGCGTCCGCCGCCGGCGGTGGCCGACGCCGGCCAGCACGGGCCGTGCGCCCTCCGCCGCCTCTACCGGTGCCGCACCGGGTGGTTGTTCCTGGCTGCCGATCGACCCGGGGGGTGGGAGGCGCTGGTGGCCGCCCTGGGGGCGGTGGACCTGGCCGCCGACCGCCGCTTCACCACCGCCGCGGACCGCGGCGCCCACGACCCCGAGCTGGCCGAGGAGCTGGCCCACCGGCTGGCCCCCCGCTCCAGCCACGAGTGGGAGGCCGTGCTCCTGGCCGGGGGCGTGCCCGCGGCCGAGGCCGACGGGCCGCCGTTCGAGGAGATCCTGGTGCGCCACGGCCTGGCCCGCCCGGTCGAGCACGAGGACGTGGGCCCCTACTGGGGCCTGCGCCCCCGGGTGCGGGTGGCCGGCTCCGAGCCCCGCCTGGGGGTGCCGTGCGGGTGCGGCGAGCACTCCGACGCGGTGCTGGCCGGCCTGGGCTACGGCGAGGCCGAGCGCGACGCCCTGGTGGCCGCCGGGGTGGTCCGTCGCCGGTCGCCCCGGGCCGCGCCGCCGGCGGTGGCGGGGGTGGCGCCGTGA
- a CDS encoding CoA ester lyase codes for MTGAPVRSLLFVPGTTVRWVGPAVASGADGLILDLEDAVPEDGKGPARRAVADTLGRGAAAGVLALVRVNGWGTGHLLADLDAVVGPHLDGVCLPKVAGAADVVALARVLDDLEAARGLPPGGLEVFPVAETASGLRDVAAVCAASPRVRRISGVSHSVPGGDFDRALGSRWDPSGLAALHTGAMAVLAGRAAGLDGILCGPSSDVEDLDHLRAVLERGRTLGADGALCIHPSHVAVAHEVFTPRPEEVAEARAVVAALDEAEAAGRAAVRVGGRMVDRAHRQASEETLRRARAGGRPAAEEAGG; via the coding sequence GTGACCGGGGCGCCGGTCCGGTCCCTGCTGTTCGTGCCCGGCACCACGGTGCGGTGGGTGGGCCCGGCGGTGGCCAGCGGCGCCGACGGCCTGATCCTCGACCTGGAGGACGCGGTGCCCGAGGACGGGAAGGGGCCGGCCCGGCGGGCGGTGGCCGACACCCTGGGCCGCGGTGCGGCGGCGGGTGTGCTGGCCCTGGTGCGGGTGAACGGGTGGGGCACCGGCCACCTGCTGGCCGACCTGGACGCCGTGGTCGGCCCCCACCTGGACGGGGTCTGCCTGCCCAAGGTGGCCGGGGCCGCCGACGTCGTCGCCCTGGCCCGGGTCCTCGACGACCTGGAGGCGGCCCGGGGGCTGCCACCCGGCGGGTTGGAGGTCTTCCCGGTGGCGGAGACGGCCTCGGGCCTGCGCGACGTGGCGGCCGTGTGCGCGGCCTCGCCCCGGGTCCGCCGCATCAGCGGGGTGTCGCACTCCGTCCCCGGCGGTGACTTCGATCGGGCCCTGGGCTCGCGCTGGGACCCCTCGGGCCTGGCCGCCCTCCACACCGGGGCCATGGCCGTGCTGGCCGGCCGGGCCGCGGGGCTGGACGGCATCCTGTGCGGCCCGAGCTCGGACGTGGAGGACCTGGACCACCTGCGGGCCGTGCTGGAACGGGGCCGGACCCTGGGGGCCGACGGGGCGCTGTGCATCCACCCCTCGCACGTGGCCGTGGCCCACGAGGTGTTCACCCCGCGCCCCGAGGAGGTGGCCGAGGCCCGGGCGGTGGTGGCCGCCCTGGACGAGGCGGAGGCCGCGGGCCGCGCCGCGGTCCGGGTCGGGGGCCGGATGGTGGACCGGGCCCACCGGCAGGCGAGCGAGGAGACCCTGCGACGGGCCCGGGCCGGTGGCCGTCCGGCCGCCGAGGAGGCGGGTGGGTGA